The Sulfurihydrogenibium azorense Az-Fu1 genome contains the following window.
ATTATCTTAAATTGAGGTAGGAAAATGAAAGAGATAATTTTAACGATACACATTCTTTTAGCAACGTTATGGATAGGTGGAATGCTTTTTATGATGTTTGTTTTATCTCCTTATGTAAGGTCTCTTCCAAACAGTGTAGAGGCTTTTCAAAGAGTGGGAAAAAGGTTTTCTATTATTGGGACTTTTATTGGTCTGCCAGCTTTATTGATAACTGGAATAGGTAATATGCATAACCTTGGAATAACTTTTTCAGATTTGTTTCACAGAACTTCTCCTTACGCATCTACTTTACACGATAAAGTACATCTATTTTTATTGACTTTTATTTTGGCATTAATTCACGATCTATATTTAGGTCCAAGGTCTCACTTAAATGAAAAGTTTAGAATCTTAACAAGAGCTATAGGTGTTATTAACCTTATAGTAGGAATTTTAATTGTATTTTTAGCTGCAAAACTCAGATTTGGAGGTTAGTATGTTATCTGAATCGGTAAAAGACTGTATAAGAGCGTTGATATACTTAGCTTTAAATCAAGATAAAGAGTATATATCTGTAAAAGAAATATCAGAAGCTCTAAATCTTCCCTTTTTCTTCCTTGCAAAAAACATTCAAAAATTGGTAAAAGAAGGTATCCTTGAATCTTACAGAGGACCTAAAGGTGGTATCAGTTTTAAAAAACCTATAAACGAGATAAAAATAATAGACATTATCGTAGCTATAGATGGAGACAATCTTTTTAAAAAGTGTGTTTTAGGATTTGAAGAATGCTCTGATTTAAATCCGTGTGCTATACATCATAAATGGGTTCCTGAAAGAGAACATTTAAAAGGAATATTTAATGCTACGCTTTACGAGATTGTAAACGATATAAAGCAAGGAAAAATAAAAAATATAAAACTTTAGTGAGGTAATAAAATGGCTTTAGAGATTAAAATTGAAGAATCAAAATTTGCTGATAAACCAGTTGTAGAGAAGATATACGAAAATGAAACAGTTAGGGTTGTTTTATTTTATTTAAAATCTGGTAGCATAATAGACTTACATACATCTATATCTACTGTTATAACAACTGTTTTAAAAGGAAGTGGAAAATTTTATATCGGAAGTAGAGAAAACATAAAAATTTTAACAGAAGGAGAGACACTGATATATGACCCAAACGAACCTCATGGTTTTGAAGCTGTAGAAGATATGATAGTTCAAGCCATAATAACACCATTACCTATAAAAAGGCTGTAGAATGTTCCACATATCAAAAATATCTCCTTTCTTTTTTATTCTTGCTTATTTAGACCTTGTTCTGTCTACTTTTTATAAAAATGATATTCAAAATTTAGCTTTTATTTTAGTTTTTGGTTTTATTTTTAATACAGTTTTAGGTGGACTTTATCAGATTGTTCCTAACTCTCAATCTCAAAAATTAAGATATCCTTGGGTTAGTTATATAGTTTTTTTATTATCTCTTTTTGGAAATATTTTCTTTTTAGTAGATAACTTAAAAGCTTTTTCTGGTTTTATACTTTTAGCATTTTTAATTTTTATCTTTCACATAATCAGCTGTGTAAAAATGGTAAAACCACTTACAATAAGATTTATTCTTACAGGAATTTTTTATATGTTTTTATCAGTGATTTTTTTAAATTTAAGCATTTTTCAAGGAATTGTACCTTATCAGCTCTCTGTTCATACGTTTACTTTAGGGGTTATGACAAACCTTATAATTGGTGTTTTATTTACTTGGATTCCGATGCTAACTATGCAAGTTTTAAATCTAAAGTTAGCAGATAAATTTTACTATGTTTATCAAGTAGCTGTTTTTCTATTTTTAAGCTCGTTTTTTGTTTTAAATTACAATTTTATTCTACTGTCTGGAGTTATTTTACTTCTTTGTGTTTTGTTTTATCTTTACATTATTTATGACTCTGTATTTAAAGGTAAAAAAGTTATTGTTTTGCCTTTGGTAGTTAAATATTTCTTATCAGGATGGTTTTTGTTTTTACTTGGAACATTGACTATGTTAGGAATAATCTTTTTCAATAGATTTGATTTAATTGTTTTACATGTAGATTTAATGGTTTACGGTTTTGGATTTTTGGTTTTATCAGGAGCAATTATTCATCTTCTTCCAAGAATATTATGGAACTGGTTTTATCAAGAAAAAGCAAAACAAGGAAAAGAAGTTCCTCCTATTCATAAACTTATTAATGAAAAGCTTGTATTAGTAAATCTATACTTTTATATACCTTTATTGATTTTTATTATTGGACTTGATTACTTTAAACTTTTTGATATTTCTTCATCTATTCTCGGAATCTTTTATATCTGGTTTACAGTAGGAACTTTTTACAAGCTGGTTAAGTTTGTTTTTTCTTAAATCTTCTGTGCTAAAAAGCCTTTTAAGTAAAAAGTGTTTGGAATGTTTATTATATAAGGATGGTCTATATCTTGCATTAAAAACTCTTTAAACTCTAAAACTGAACCTGTATCTTTACAGGCTTGAATAGTAGTATCAATTAAATCTTGTAGGCTAATATGGTGAGAACAGCTAAATACAGCTAAATACCCGTTTTCATTTAAAAGTTTTAAACTGTTTAGTATAAGGTATTTAAAACCTCTTAGAGCTCCTTCTACTTCGTTTTTTGTTTTTGCAAAAGGTGGAGGGTCTAAGATAACAATGTCGTATTTATCTCCTGATTTTACCTCTTGTTTTAAAAAGTCAAAAACATCTTCTTTGATGATTTCATAATTTTTCAAGTTGTTTATTTTTAAATTCTTTTCTATTTGGTTTACAGCTGCTGAAGATATATCAACAAACTTTACAAAATCTGCCTTTTTTATACCACAGTGAATACCAAACCCACCAGAGTTAGAGAACAAATCTAAAACTTTAAATCCTTCTTGGCAGTAATCGTAAATTACCTTTCTGTTTTTTCTTTGGTCTAAATAAAAACCTGTTTTCTGGCTCTCTGTAAGGTTTACTAAAAACTTTGCATCATACTCAAATATCTCTATCTCATTTGGGATGTTCCCGTAGATTAATTTTTCTACAGTTTCCAGTCCTTCTTTTTCCCTTGACTTTTCATCTGACTTTTCGTATATACCTTTTGGATTTAATACTTCTATCAATGTAGAGACAATTAAATCTCTCAATCTTTCCATTCCTGCAGTATTTATCTGAAGAGAAAGATACCCATCGTAGTAATCTACAATTAAACCAGACAGTCCATCGGCTTCTGAGTGAATAACTCTGTATGCGTTTGTAATATTTTGTAGCTGTTTTCTTTTTTCTAAGGCTTTGTTTACCTTTTCTACAAAGAAGTTTTTATCTATAGGTCTATCTTCAAATGAAAGTATCCTTACGGTAATCTTACTCCTAAGATTTGCATATCCTATACCTAAAAACTTTTTGTCAGGTGAGTAAATACGGACTAAGTCTCCTTCTTTTACATCAGATGGAATAGACTTTAGCTCTTTGTTGTATATCCAAGGATTTTTTAGTTTAATTTTTTCTAAACCAGCTTTATTTACTGTTATGCTTTTCATTGTTATATAACCCCCCAAAAACTGGGGGATATTTATTAATCTCCTTCTATAAATGGTTTTAAGTATTTTGCTCTGTGTGGGTGTCTTAGTTTTCTAAGTGCTTTTGCTTCTATCTGTCTTATTCTTTCCCTTGTTACTCCAAATCTTTTACCAACTTGCTCTAAAGTATGCTCTGTATCGTCTTCAAGTCCAAATCTGTATCTTAAAACTTGTTCTTCTCTTTCTGAGAGTGTAGATAAAACTTCGTCAAGTTGCATTCTAAGGGCATTTTTAAGCATATGGGCTTCTGGGGACAAGACAGATTTGTCTTCTATAAAGTCTCCAAGGTGTGTTTCCTCATCTGTTCCGATAGGTGTTTCTAAAGATATAGGCTCTTGTGATGTCCTTAGTATTTTCTTAACTTTTTCTGCAGGCATTCCTACTTTTTTTGCTATTTCTTCAGGGGTAGGCTCTCTACCAAGCTCTTGTACCATTGACCTTGCTACTCTTATTAGTTTGTTTATCGTTTCTATCATGTGTACTGGAATTCTGATTGTTCTTGCTTGGTCTGCTATTGCTCTTGTGATGGCTTGTCTAATCCACCATGTTGCGTAAGTAGAAAATTTAAATCCTCTTTTGTAATCGTACTTATCAACTGCTTTCATAAGTCCTATATTTCCTTCTTGAATAAGGTCTAAAAACTGTAATCCTCTGTTTGTGTACTTTTTAGCGATAGATACAACAAGTCTTAAGTTAGCTTTAACAAGTATCTGTTTTACGTTGTTTATTTCATTTCTTCCCTGCTGTATTATATCTAGTACATGGTCAAACTCTTCTGGGATTGTTCCTATTTTTGCTTTTATATCTTCTATCTCGTTTTTAAGTCTTAATGTTTCTGTTCTTAGTATTTCGTATCTACCGTAAGAAAATCCATTACTTTCAAGTTTTTTTAGGATTTCTGGGTATTTTTCATACTCAGTTGATAGCATTAAGTCTAAATCTGGATGAATTTTTGAGATTATCTTTATTCTCTTTTCGTAATCTTTCTCATTTTTTCTTAACTTTGTGTATAACTCTTTTAGCTCATCTGCTATTTTGTCTAACTTAGTAAACTTTATGTTTAAACTTTTTATAAACTTGTTTAACTTGGCATGTTGCCATACAAACTCTCTTTTTGCTTCTAATGTTTTTGTTTCAAGGTAAATTTTCTCTTTTTCAAGTAAATCTCTGTAGAGTTTAGCAAGTTCTAAACCTTTTTTGATAAAGTCAGAAGTTATTTTGTCGTAGTTTTCATTATTTTCAAGCTCTAAACTTTCTCCATCTGATAGCTCATCTACCTTTTCTTCCGTTTCTTCTACGTTTAATAAATCTTGTACCCTTAACTTTCCATCTACAACTTTTGCCCACTCATCTAACAATCTCTCTGTAAGGAAGGATGTTCTGAGTAAACCTCTAAATACTTTTTTTCTTCCCCTTTCAATCTCCATTGCATACTTAATC
Protein-coding sequences here:
- a CDS encoding RrF2 family transcriptional regulator, whose translation is MLSESVKDCIRALIYLALNQDKEYISVKEISEALNLPFFFLAKNIQKLVKEGILESYRGPKGGISFKKPINEIKIIDIIVAIDGDNLFKKCVLGFEECSDLNPCAIHHKWVPEREHLKGIFNATLYEIVNDIKQGKIKNIKL
- the rpoD gene encoding RNA polymerase sigma factor RpoD, producing MINLQERDDVRTLINLAREKGYVTYSEISTYVDEEFFSSDEHIESLIEYLNELNIDVRDDEKIKEEDDDIYLGIDFDDDVWSKADDPVKLYLREMGKIPLLKREEEIKYAMEIERGRKKVFRGLLRTSFLTERLLDEWAKVVDGKLRVQDLLNVEETEEKVDELSDGESLELENNENYDKITSDFIKKGLELAKLYRDLLEKEKIYLETKTLEAKREFVWQHAKLNKFIKSLNIKFTKLDKIADELKELYTKLRKNEKDYEKRIKIISKIHPDLDLMLSTEYEKYPEILKKLESNGFSYGRYEILRTETLRLKNEIEDIKAKIGTIPEEFDHVLDIIQQGRNEINNVKQILVKANLRLVVSIAKKYTNRGLQFLDLIQEGNIGLMKAVDKYDYKRGFKFSTYATWWIRQAITRAIADQARTIRIPVHMIETINKLIRVARSMVQELGREPTPEEIAKKVGMPAEKVKKILRTSQEPISLETPIGTDEETHLGDFIEDKSVLSPEAHMLKNALRMQLDEVLSTLSEREEQVLRYRFGLEDDTEHTLEQVGKRFGVTRERIRQIEAKALRKLRHPHRAKYLKPFIEGD
- a CDS encoding class I SAM-dependent rRNA methyltransferase, whose protein sequence is MKSITVNKAGLEKIKLKNPWIYNKELKSIPSDVKEGDLVRIYSPDKKFLGIGYANLRSKITVRILSFEDRPIDKNFFVEKVNKALEKRKQLQNITNAYRVIHSEADGLSGLIVDYYDGYLSLQINTAGMERLRDLIVSTLIEVLNPKGIYEKSDEKSREKEGLETVEKLIYGNIPNEIEIFEYDAKFLVNLTESQKTGFYLDQRKNRKVIYDYCQEGFKVLDLFSNSGGFGIHCGIKKADFVKFVDISSAAVNQIEKNLKINNLKNYEIIKEDVFDFLKQEVKSGDKYDIVILDPPPFAKTKNEVEGALRGFKYLILNSLKLLNENGYLAVFSCSHHISLQDLIDTTIQACKDTGSVLEFKEFLMQDIDHPYIINIPNTFYLKGFLAQKI
- a CDS encoding cupin domain-containing protein — protein: MALEIKIEESKFADKPVVEKIYENETVRVVLFYLKSGSIIDLHTSISTVITTVLKGSGKFYIGSRENIKILTEGETLIYDPNEPHGFEAVEDMIVQAIITPLPIKRL
- a CDS encoding CopD family protein gives rise to the protein MKEIILTIHILLATLWIGGMLFMMFVLSPYVRSLPNSVEAFQRVGKRFSIIGTFIGLPALLITGIGNMHNLGITFSDLFHRTSPYASTLHDKVHLFLLTFILALIHDLYLGPRSHLNEKFRILTRAIGVINLIVGILIVFLAAKLRFGG